From Microbacterium sp. YJN-G, a single genomic window includes:
- a CDS encoding exodeoxyribonuclease VII small subunit, with protein sequence MAGVTASNDSPVESLSFEAARDELVRVVAELEQGSPTLEHSLALWERGEALAARCEEWLLGAKRRLDAARDAASAGDGE encoded by the coding sequence ATGGCAGGCGTGACTGCGTCCAACGACTCCCCCGTCGAATCGCTGTCGTTCGAGGCCGCCCGTGATGAGCTCGTGCGCGTGGTCGCCGAGCTCGAACAGGGTTCTCCGACGCTCGAGCACTCCCTGGCGCTGTGGGAGCGGGGCGAAGCCCTCGCCGCCCGCTGCGAGGAGTGGCTGCTGGGCGCGAAGCGCCGTCTGGACGCCGCCCGTGATGCGGCATCCGCCGGAGACGGGGAATGA
- a CDS encoding endonuclease domain-containing protein, whose protein sequence is MLSASDTIRILGGIARGAHLQTLGFTRRALSSCVQRGEIERIRDGVFAVAPLHADIRAATAHGGALSCASVLQLLGVWVLEPVTVPHVWLGADRHAHPHDACVCVSHFYRGRPPLGRTGVITALLHLRRCQGDEAFFAAYESAWRKRLLSKTARARVRDGLPASARWLVDLARPDADSGLESLLRLRLHILGIRLECQVVITGVGKVDFVIGGRLILEADGKENHDGESMRHKDLVRDAAASRLGYETLRFDYAQIVYDWPSVQSAIMSALRRITARP, encoded by the coding sequence ATGCTCTCAGCCTCTGACACCATCCGAATCCTCGGCGGCATCGCCCGCGGAGCACACCTCCAGACGCTCGGCTTCACCCGCCGGGCACTGTCGTCGTGTGTGCAGCGCGGAGAGATCGAGCGGATCCGCGATGGTGTCTTCGCCGTCGCGCCGCTGCATGCCGATATCAGGGCCGCCACCGCGCACGGTGGCGCACTGAGCTGCGCGAGTGTGCTGCAACTGCTGGGGGTGTGGGTGCTCGAGCCGGTGACCGTGCCGCACGTATGGCTCGGGGCCGATCGCCACGCCCACCCCCACGACGCGTGCGTGTGCGTCTCGCACTTCTATCGTGGCCGGCCACCGCTCGGACGCACCGGCGTGATCACGGCCCTGCTGCATCTGCGTCGCTGCCAGGGCGACGAGGCCTTCTTCGCCGCGTACGAGTCGGCGTGGCGCAAGCGGCTGCTCTCGAAGACCGCCCGGGCGAGAGTTCGCGACGGTCTGCCGGCATCCGCTCGCTGGCTCGTCGATTTGGCCAGGCCGGATGCCGACAGCGGACTGGAGTCCCTTCTCCGTCTGCGACTTCACATCCTCGGCATCCGGCTCGAATGCCAGGTCGTCATCACCGGAGTGGGGAAGGTCGATTTCGTGATCGGCGGACGGCTGATCCTCGAGGCGGACGGCAAGGAGAACCACGACGGCGAGTCGATGCGGCACAAGGATCTGGTGCGCGACGCCGCCGCATCACGCCTCGGATACGAGACACTCCGCTTCGACTACGCGCAGATCGTCTACGACTGGCCGTCGGTCCAGTCGGCGATCATGAGCGCGCTGCGTCGAATCACAGCTCGCCCCTGA
- a CDS encoding class II fumarate hydratase, with protein MTETEFRIEHDTMGEVRVPVNALYSAQTQRAVENFPISGKGLESAQIAALARIKKAAALANKELGTLDGAIADAIAQAADEVASGKHDREFPVDTYQTGSGTSSNMNMNEVLANLATGILGSAVHPNDHVNASQSSNDVFPTSVHIAVTQALIDTLIPSLDHLAVALEAKAELWKEVVKSGRTHLMDATPVTLGQEFGGYARQLRLGIERVQAALPRVAEVPLGGTAVGTGINTPLGFPQKVIALLAAETELPITEAKDHFEAQANRDGLVEASGALRTIAVSLTKINNDLRWMGSGPNTGLGELHIPDLQPGSSIMPGKVNPVVPEAVLMVCARVIGNDATVAWAGASGSFELNVAIPVMGTALLESIRLISNAVRVLADKTIDGLEANVERAAAFAGMSPSIVTPLNKVIGYEAAAKIAKHAVAKGITVRDAVIDLGYVERGEITEEVLDQKLDLLSMTHAG; from the coding sequence GTGACCGAGACCGAATTCCGCATCGAGCACGACACCATGGGTGAAGTGCGTGTGCCCGTGAACGCCTTGTACAGCGCGCAGACCCAGCGTGCCGTGGAGAACTTCCCGATCTCGGGCAAGGGCCTCGAGTCGGCGCAGATCGCCGCGCTCGCGCGCATCAAGAAGGCCGCGGCTCTCGCGAACAAGGAGCTCGGCACCCTCGACGGTGCGATCGCCGACGCGATCGCGCAGGCCGCCGACGAGGTGGCCTCGGGCAAGCACGACCGCGAGTTCCCCGTCGACACGTACCAGACCGGTTCGGGTACGTCGTCGAACATGAACATGAACGAGGTGCTCGCGAACCTCGCCACCGGCATCCTCGGTTCGGCCGTGCACCCGAACGACCACGTCAACGCGTCGCAGTCGTCGAACGACGTCTTCCCGACGTCAGTGCACATCGCCGTCACGCAGGCGCTGATCGACACCCTCATCCCCTCGCTCGACCACCTCGCCGTGGCGCTGGAGGCCAAGGCCGAGCTGTGGAAGGAGGTCGTCAAGTCGGGCCGTACGCACCTGATGGATGCCACCCCCGTCACCCTCGGCCAGGAGTTCGGCGGGTACGCCCGCCAGCTGCGCCTGGGCATCGAGCGCGTGCAGGCGGCGCTCCCCCGCGTCGCCGAGGTGCCACTGGGCGGCACGGCCGTCGGCACCGGCATCAACACCCCGCTGGGCTTCCCGCAGAAGGTCATCGCGCTGCTCGCCGCCGAGACCGAGCTGCCGATCACCGAGGCGAAGGACCACTTCGAGGCGCAGGCCAACCGCGACGGCCTCGTCGAGGCATCCGGTGCGCTCCGCACGATCGCCGTCTCGCTCACGAAGATCAACAACGACCTGCGCTGGATGGGCTCGGGCCCGAACACCGGCCTCGGCGAGCTGCACATCCCCGACCTGCAGCCGGGTTCGTCGATCATGCCGGGCAAGGTCAACCCGGTCGTGCCGGAGGCCGTGCTCATGGTCTGCGCCCGTGTCATCGGCAACGACGCCACGGTCGCCTGGGCGGGAGCATCCGGCTCCTTCGAGCTCAACGTCGCCATCCCCGTGATGGGCACCGCGCTGCTCGAGTCGATCCGCCTGATCTCGAACGCCGTGCGCGTGCTCGCCGACAAGACCATCGACGGCCTGGAGGCCAACGTCGAGCGCGCCGCCGCCTTCGCCGGCATGAGCCCGTCGATCGTGACCCCGCTGAACAAGGTGATCGGCTACGAGGCCGCCGCGAAGATCGCCAAGCACGCCGTCGCCAAGGGCATCACCGTGCGTGACGCCGTGATCGACCTCGGCTACGTCGAGCGCGGCGAGATCACCGAAGAGGTGCTCGACCAGAAGCTCGACCTGCTGTCGATGACGCACGCCGGCTGA
- a CDS encoding carbonic anhydrase, whose protein sequence is MTTTLTPAEAWTKLIEGNRRFVAGISQHPNQDAHRRAEIANGQNPFATFLGCSDSRVAAETLFDVGLGDLFTTRNAGQMVTDSAVASIEFAVALLDVPLLIVLAHDSCGAVAAAVRGTAIDAEPIPPKIWKLIAPIVPAARRVLKDGGGTSVDDIDPEEVGREHLRGTILGLLASSEIISDAVAEGRLAIVGAKYRLTDGSAVPIAQVGLADSDIPSLSKEQK, encoded by the coding sequence ATGACCACGACACTCACACCCGCTGAGGCCTGGACGAAGCTGATCGAGGGGAACAGGCGATTCGTCGCCGGCATCTCCCAGCACCCCAACCAGGACGCGCACCGCCGAGCCGAGATCGCGAACGGGCAGAACCCCTTCGCCACCTTCCTGGGCTGCTCCGACTCGCGCGTCGCCGCAGAGACCCTCTTCGATGTCGGGCTGGGCGACCTGTTCACCACCCGCAACGCCGGCCAGATGGTGACGGACTCCGCCGTGGCGAGCATCGAGTTTGCCGTCGCGCTGCTCGACGTGCCGCTGCTGATCGTGCTCGCGCACGACTCGTGCGGCGCGGTCGCCGCGGCCGTGCGCGGCACGGCGATCGACGCCGAGCCGATCCCGCCGAAGATCTGGAAGCTGATCGCGCCGATCGTCCCGGCGGCACGCCGCGTCCTGAAGGACGGTGGCGGCACATCCGTCGACGACATCGACCCCGAAGAGGTCGGACGCGAGCACCTGCGCGGAACCATCCTGGGGCTGCTGGCGTCGTCCGAGATCATCAGCGACGCCGTCGCCGAAGGCCGGCTGGCCATCGTGGGCGCCAAGTACCGTCTGACCGACGGCAGCGCCGTCCCGATCGCACAGGTCGGCCTCGCCGATTCCGACATCCCCTCACTCTCAAAGGAGCAGAAGTGA
- a CDS encoding PhoH family protein gives MTTRSAQQQSTRRAVRTGAVSQDDTALRTYVLDTSVLLSDPQALFRFAEHSIVLPVVVITELEAKRHDPELGYFARRALRHLDELRIEHGRLDFPVEVGEGGTLRVELGHADMSILPAGIRLSDNDSRILATAAQLAQDGQDVTIVSKDLPMRVKAASLGLTAEEYLAEQAVDSGWTGIASVDLSGDDMADLYESEVGLSDDVRGVPVNTGLIIHSERGSALGRVVGDGEFRLVRGDREVFGLHGRSAEQRIAIDLLLDPEVGIVSLGGRAGTGKSALALCAGLEAVLERQQQKKIIVFRPLFAVGGQELGYLPGDQGEKMGPWGQAVYDTLGSVVSGNVLDEVVERGMLEVLPLTHIRGRSLHDAFVIVDEAQSLERNVLLTVLSRMGQNSRVVLAHDVGQRDNLRVGRHDGIASVIETLKGHELFGHVTLTRSERSAIAALVTQLLEGGELS, from the coding sequence GTGACCACACGTTCAGCGCAGCAGCAGTCCACCCGCAGGGCCGTCAGGACCGGAGCCGTGTCACAGGATGACACGGCTCTTCGCACATATGTGCTCGACACATCCGTGCTGCTCAGCGACCCGCAGGCCCTGTTCCGATTCGCGGAGCACTCCATCGTCCTCCCGGTCGTGGTGATCACCGAACTCGAGGCCAAGCGCCACGACCCCGAGCTCGGCTACTTCGCGCGCCGCGCGCTGCGTCACCTCGACGAGCTGCGCATCGAGCACGGGCGACTCGACTTCCCCGTCGAGGTGGGCGAGGGCGGCACCCTGCGTGTCGAGCTCGGACACGCCGACATGTCGATCCTGCCGGCCGGCATCCGCCTCAGCGACAACGACAGCCGCATCCTCGCCACCGCCGCCCAGCTCGCGCAGGACGGCCAGGACGTCACGATCGTGTCGAAGGACCTGCCGATGCGGGTCAAGGCCGCGTCGCTCGGCCTGACCGCCGAGGAGTACCTGGCCGAGCAGGCCGTCGACTCGGGCTGGACCGGGATCGCCTCAGTCGACCTGTCGGGAGACGACATGGCCGACCTGTACGAGAGCGAGGTCGGCCTGAGCGACGACGTGCGCGGCGTACCCGTGAACACCGGCCTCATCATCCACTCCGAGCGCGGATCGGCGCTGGGCCGGGTCGTCGGCGACGGCGAGTTCCGCCTGGTGCGCGGCGACCGCGAGGTGTTCGGCCTGCACGGCCGCTCGGCCGAGCAGCGCATCGCCATCGACCTGCTGCTCGATCCCGAGGTCGGCATCGTGTCGCTGGGCGGACGCGCCGGCACCGGAAAGTCGGCACTGGCGTTGTGTGCCGGACTCGAGGCGGTGCTCGAGCGGCAGCAGCAGAAGAAGATCATCGTCTTCCGGCCGCTGTTCGCCGTCGGCGGGCAGGAGCTCGGCTATCTGCCCGGCGACCAGGGCGAGAAGATGGGGCCCTGGGGGCAGGCGGTCTACGACACGCTCGGCTCGGTCGTCTCGGGCAACGTCCTCGACGAGGTCGTGGAGCGCGGGATGCTCGAGGTGCTGCCGCTCACGCACATCCGCGGCCGCTCGCTGCACGACGCGTTCGTGATCGTGGATGAGGCGCAGTCGCTCGAACGCAACGTGCTGCTGACGGTGCTCAGCCGCATGGGCCAGAACTCGCGGGTGGTGCTGGCCCACGACGTCGGCCAGCGCGACAACCTGCGGGTCGGCCGCCACGACGGCATCGCCAGTGTGATCGAGACGCTCAAGGGCCACGAGCTGTTCGGCCACGTCACCCTCACCCGGTCCGAGCGCTCGGCGATCGCCGCGCTGGTGACCCAGCTGCTGGAGGGCGGAGAGCTCAGCTGA
- a CDS encoding DUF4245 family protein gives MSRKPRVVAGLGRPETPQETADRKAESSRVYRSSQTFRNLIAALIATVAVVAVIVFAVPRGEPTERPLIDVAKIAADVESTSERPVVVPELGDFWRVNAAGLEGGAVTVWNITLAPSGERERGFIRVAQAFDADVTWAPQVTGGMAPTGTTEIDGVTWDVFDMGDRGTANVTYALGTQAGPDYVLLYGSRSADSTKELAESLTAQLSDLKEAG, from the coding sequence ATGAGCAGGAAGCCCCGCGTCGTCGCCGGACTCGGCCGCCCCGAGACTCCGCAGGAGACCGCCGATCGCAAGGCCGAGTCCAGCCGGGTCTACCGCTCGAGCCAGACCTTTCGCAACCTCATCGCCGCGCTGATCGCCACCGTGGCCGTGGTCGCCGTCATCGTCTTCGCCGTGCCGAGGGGCGAGCCGACCGAGCGCCCGCTGATCGACGTGGCGAAGATCGCCGCCGACGTCGAGTCGACGTCTGAGCGACCCGTCGTCGTGCCCGAGCTCGGCGACTTCTGGCGGGTCAACGCCGCGGGCCTCGAAGGCGGAGCGGTGACGGTGTGGAACATCACGCTCGCGCCCTCCGGCGAGCGCGAGCGCGGGTTCATCCGCGTCGCGCAGGCGTTCGACGCCGACGTGACCTGGGCCCCGCAGGTCACCGGCGGCATGGCACCGACGGGCACGACCGAGATCGACGGCGTCACCTGGGACGTGTTCGACATGGGTGACCGCGGTACCGCGAACGTCACCTATGCGCTCGGCACCCAGGCCGGGCCCGACTACGTGCTGCTCTACGGCTCCCGCTCCGCGGACTCCACCAAGGAACTTGCTGAATCACTCACCGCGCAGTTGAGCGACCTGAAGGAGGCCGGATGA
- the xseA gene encoding exodeoxyribonuclease VII large subunit, whose protein sequence is MESVTVFEASAIPGEPPPADSVAPRDSTADAPTSVARLNGTIRDFIARWNTVWVEGEITSWNVRAGNVFARLKDTRSDAQISIRVWSSVRPRIPGDLAVGDHVVAAVKADYFVKGGDFSFIVSAMKHVGLGDQLERLERLRAQLRQEGLFDPARKKTLPFLPHCIGLITGERSDAEKDVHRNAELRWPQVRFRTEHVAVQGDRCVPEVLAALARLDADPEVDVIIIARGGGDPQTLLGFSDERLVRAVAAATTPVVSAIGHENDHPLLDDVADLRASTPTDAAKRVVPDVGEQRAVIAQLRARATSRLTQRISHDIAQLEQLRSRPVLRSPDPIIDDRAQEIFLLASRGRDTLGRRMDAAQRATAELRASLRALSPAATLARGYAIAHLDDGRILRDAATAPAGTALTVTVEHGSLRARSEGEVPEAQ, encoded by the coding sequence ACCGTCTTCGAAGCATCCGCGATCCCCGGTGAGCCGCCACCCGCGGACTCGGTCGCGCCACGCGACTCGACGGCCGACGCTCCGACCTCGGTGGCACGCCTGAACGGCACCATCCGCGACTTCATCGCCCGCTGGAACACCGTCTGGGTCGAGGGCGAGATCACCTCGTGGAACGTGCGCGCCGGCAACGTGTTCGCGCGGCTGAAGGACACCCGCTCCGACGCGCAGATCTCGATCCGGGTGTGGTCGAGCGTGCGCCCCCGCATCCCGGGCGACCTCGCCGTGGGCGACCACGTGGTCGCGGCGGTGAAGGCCGATTACTTCGTCAAGGGCGGCGACTTCAGCTTCATCGTCTCGGCCATGAAGCACGTGGGCCTCGGCGATCAGCTCGAGCGCCTCGAGCGCCTGCGCGCGCAGCTGCGCCAGGAGGGGCTGTTCGATCCGGCGCGCAAGAAGACTCTGCCGTTCCTGCCGCACTGCATCGGACTCATCACCGGCGAGCGGTCGGATGCCGAGAAGGACGTGCACCGCAACGCCGAGCTGCGCTGGCCGCAGGTGCGCTTCCGCACCGAGCATGTCGCCGTGCAGGGCGACCGGTGCGTGCCCGAGGTGCTCGCGGCTCTGGCACGGCTGGATGCCGATCCCGAGGTCGACGTGATCATCATCGCCCGTGGTGGCGGCGACCCGCAGACCCTGCTCGGGTTCAGCGACGAGCGCCTGGTGCGGGCGGTCGCCGCGGCGACCACTCCGGTGGTGAGCGCCATCGGGCACGAGAACGACCATCCGCTGCTCGACGACGTCGCCGATCTGCGCGCCTCGACCCCGACGGATGCCGCCAAGCGTGTGGTCCCCGATGTCGGCGAGCAGCGTGCCGTGATCGCGCAGCTGCGCGCCCGCGCCACGAGCCGGCTCACCCAGCGCATCAGTCACGACATCGCGCAGCTCGAACAGCTGCGCTCGCGCCCGGTGCTGCGCTCTCCCGATCCGATCATCGACGACCGGGCGCAGGAGATCTTCCTGCTGGCCTCCCGCGGACGCGACACCCTCGGCCGGCGGATGGATGCCGCGCAGCGCGCGACCGCCGAGCTGCGCGCCTCGCTGCGGGCTCTGTCGCCTGCGGCCACGCTGGCCCGCGGCTACGCCATCGCGCACCTCGACGACGGCCGCATCCTGCGCGACGCCGCAACGGCGCCGGCCGGGACGGCGCTCACAGTGACCGTCGAGCACGGCTCGCTGCGCGCCCGCTCCGAAGGAGAGGTCCCGGAAGCGCAGTAG